One segment of Brassica napus cultivar Da-Ae chromosome C3, Da-Ae, whole genome shotgun sequence DNA contains the following:
- the LOC106375011 gene encoding DNA-directed RNA polymerases II, IV and V subunit 12, which translates to MDQQPEPVTYVCGDCGQENTLKSGDVIQCRECGYRILYKKRTRRVVQYEAR; encoded by the exons atGGATCAACAGCCAGAACCAGTTACTTACGTCTGCGGAG ATTGTGGACAAGAGAACACTTTGAAGTCTGGGGATGTGATCCAGTGCAGAGAGTGTGGCTACCGTATTCTCTACAAGAAGCGTACCCGTAGAG TTGTTCAATACGAAGCTCGCTGA
- the LOC106377313 gene encoding small polypeptide DEVIL 22-like yields the protein MAELKSKLNKRHAFTSKCASLVKEQRARLYILRRCATMLCCWYIHGDE from the coding sequence ATGGCCGAGTTAAAGAGTAAGTTAAATAAACGTCACGCCTTCACAAGCAAATGTGCATCCTTGGTGAAGGAGCAACGAGCTCGTCTCTATATTCTTCGTCGTTGCGCTACCATGCTTTGCTGCTGGTACATACATGGCGATGAGTAA
- the BNAC03G69880D gene encoding uncharacterized protein C630.12 yields MKHHHKLTVALCLIWASSILYGEMFAFWVPSLFTCSWPHHHLLKSDGVESDVKFTKVAIVTDPQLMDKTSFRLSSKTLALEVAQFYTDVNMRRSFFQSVLPFKPDVVLFLGDYFDGGPFLPEEEWYESLSRFKHVFGMNSQGQAGDVPTFYISGNHDIGYSRVASHKLDVINRYEKAFGSRNRRFVIGSTEFVSIDAQAIDGNPQKELASEVWKFVQNVSSDAKSHPRVLLTHIPLYRPDQTPCGPHRASSVIDQRLWRHFKDQEVMYQNYITAESSKRLLELIKPTLVLSGHDHDQCTLTHKSEAGSVTEHTLGTISWQQGNLYPSFMLLSVPNAIHQNSSDQDSMLHTQLCFLPRQLFIYIWYLSLFVLTLLALLLWPNHGISFLNNAADTISSVMKLSFLSGVTKEKNEDENCEYEMVWDAEGSMHLVKKVLQAPVKRQSDKSQIERGNAVLRSAARKNDIENVMDSNVGVGVSDPLMRSASKSRTKLVIQRVIRTVMMSIVIAAFNVPVYMMLIFKDWA; encoded by the exons ATGAAACACCACCACAAGCTCACGGTGGCTCTATGTCTCATCTGGGCTTCGTCGATCCTCTACGGCGAGATGTTCGCCTTCTGGGTTCCTTCTCTCTTCACTTGTTCTTGGCCTCACCATCATCTCCTCAAG agtGATGGAGTGGAGAGTGATGTGAAGTTTACTAAAGTAGCTATTGTCACTGATCCACAG CTCATGGATAAGACATCGTTTCGTTTGTCTTCAAAGACGCTTGCTTTGGAGGTTGCACAGTTCTACACTGATGTAAACATGCGGAGATCGTTCTTTCAGTCTGTCTTGCCTTTCAAACCAGACGTCGTTTTATTTCTAGGTGATTATTTCGATGGTGGTCCATTTCTCCCTGAGGAAGA GTGGTATGAGTCTTTAAGCCGGTTTAAACATGTGTTTGGGATGAACTCACAAGGACAAGCTGGAGACGTCCCTACGTTCTACATCTCAGGGAACCATGATATTGGCTACTCTCGTGTTGCCTCCCATAAGCTAGAC GTGATTAATAGATATGAGAAAGCATTTGGGAGCAGAAACCGTAGATTTGTTATTGGAAGTACTGAGTTCGTCAGCATTGATGCACAAGCTATTGATG GGAATCCTCAAAAGGAATTGGCATCAGAGGTTTGGAAGTTTGTACAAAATGTCTCCTCTG atgcAAAATCACATCCTAGAGTTTTATTGACACACATCCCATTATACCGGCCAGATCAAACCCCATGCGGCCCTCACCGTGCTTCTTCTGTCATTGATCAG CGGCTATGGCGCCATTTTAAAGATCAAGAAGTAAT GTATCAGAACTATATCACTGCAGAATCATCAAAGAGGTTATTGGAGTTAATCAAACCG ACGCTAGTTCTGTCTGGCCATGATCACGACCAGTGTACTCTAACTCACAAGTCTGAAGCAGGATCTGTAACTGAG CATACTTTAGGGACTATAAGCTGGCAACAAGGAAATTTATATCCCTCATTCATGCTATTATCTGTTCCCAACGCCATCCATCAAAACTCATCTGATCAAGACAGTATGTTGCACACTCAACTATGCTTCCTTCCGAGACAATTATTCATCTACATATG GTACCTTTCTCTGTTCGTTTTGACCCTTCTCGCTCTCCTTCTCTGGCCAAACCATGGCATAAGCTTCTTAAACAACGCTGCAGACACTATCTCAAGTGTAATGAAGTTAAGCTTCTTAAGCGGTGTCACGAAAGAGAAGAATGAAGATGAGAACTGTGAGTATGAAATGGTGTGGGACGCAGAAGGGTCTATGCATCTCGTTAAGAAAGTTCTTCAAGCTCCAGTGAAGCGTCAAAGCGATAAATCTCAAATAGAAAG GGGCAATGCTGTGCTGAGATCTGCAGCTAGAAAGAACGATATCGAAAATGTGATGGACTCAAATGTAGGTGTTGGAGTGTCGGATCCTCTAATGAGATCAGCATCGAAGTCAAGAACGAAGCTTGTGATCCAGAGAGTGATACGTACAGTCATGATGAGCATTGTCATTGCGGCGTTCAACGTTCCTGTTTACATGATGTTGATTTTCAAAGATTGGGCATGA